One window from the genome of Streptomyces sp. NBC_00708 encodes:
- a CDS encoding mycodextranase, translating to MSRKTAAAAAPVRRPRRTGLYATAVASVTAAAVGLGVLAGAPALAAPRPAAPVVTRAALDPALVQGRGAKVAFAEQEAENAVTDGTVIGPDREAYTLPSEASGRKAVKLAPGQHVEFTLPAAANAITVRYSIPDAPGGGGITAPLDVSVNGTKRSTMTLTSQYSWLYNQYPFSNDPGAGLLHPDWWITECSCVPSATTPAPVVDKPFRPSHFYDEQRLLLGRTFRAGDTVRLTVPAGSRAAWTAIDLLDSERVGLPHVELLAANVLAFGADPTGRWDAAGAIEKAIAFARRTHLKVYLPPGTYRVDRHIVVDDVTITGAGNWYTKIKGREVALDEPAADGSTHAGVGFYGKSAAEGGSRNVHLSGFAIEGDVRERIDTDQVNAIGGAMSDSTITGLHISHTKVGMWFDGPMKNLRVADTMITDQIADAVNFHTGVTGSRVTNTFVRNSGDDGLAMWAEKTTNARNTFDHNTVQTPVLANGIAIYGGTDITVADNLVADPVREGSALHLGARFGAEPFAGKVELARNTTVRAGTYELNWKIGLGALWVFALDRSIDGADIRVTGNDFLDSTYNALMLVSDWAVKDQYVIRNIHFKDLRVDGTGTSVLSARAAGGATFENVDARNVGAVGVNNCGSFNFPSTGSEFTLTDLGGNDGGWLAPWLLPNTITCDDRPQVVPPPAPGAW from the coding sequence ATGTCACGGAAGACCGCCGCTGCTGCGGCTCCGGTGCGAAGACCGCGCCGGACAGGGCTGTACGCGACCGCCGTCGCCTCGGTGACCGCCGCGGCGGTCGGCCTCGGGGTACTGGCCGGCGCTCCCGCGCTCGCCGCTCCCCGCCCCGCCGCCCCGGTCGTCACCCGCGCCGCCCTCGACCCAGCCCTGGTCCAGGGACGCGGCGCGAAGGTGGCCTTCGCCGAGCAGGAGGCCGAGAACGCGGTCACCGACGGCACGGTCATCGGCCCGGACCGGGAGGCGTACACGCTGCCGTCCGAGGCGTCGGGCCGCAAGGCGGTCAAGCTGGCGCCCGGTCAGCACGTGGAGTTCACGCTGCCCGCCGCGGCCAACGCGATCACCGTGCGCTACAGCATCCCGGACGCGCCGGGCGGCGGCGGGATCACGGCCCCGCTGGACGTCTCGGTGAACGGCACCAAGCGGTCCACGATGACGCTGACCTCGCAGTACTCCTGGCTCTACAACCAGTACCCGTTCTCCAACGACCCGGGCGCCGGGCTGCTCCACCCGGACTGGTGGATCACGGAGTGCTCGTGCGTACCCTCCGCGACCACGCCCGCCCCGGTCGTCGACAAGCCGTTCCGGCCGAGCCACTTCTACGACGAGCAGCGCCTCCTGCTCGGTCGTACGTTCCGCGCGGGCGACACCGTACGGCTGACCGTGCCCGCCGGGAGCCGGGCCGCGTGGACGGCGATCGATCTGCTGGACTCGGAGCGCGTCGGGCTGCCGCACGTCGAGCTGCTGGCCGCCAACGTCCTCGCGTTCGGGGCCGATCCGACCGGACGGTGGGACGCGGCCGGCGCGATCGAGAAGGCCATCGCGTTCGCCCGGCGCACGCACCTGAAGGTGTACCTGCCGCCGGGGACGTACCGCGTGGACCGGCACATCGTCGTCGACGACGTCACGATCACCGGCGCGGGGAACTGGTACACGAAGATCAAGGGCCGCGAGGTCGCGCTCGACGAGCCGGCCGCCGACGGTTCCACGCACGCCGGCGTCGGCTTCTACGGGAAGTCCGCGGCCGAGGGCGGCAGCCGCAACGTGCACCTGTCCGGCTTCGCCATCGAGGGCGATGTGCGCGAACGCATCGACACCGACCAGGTCAACGCGATCGGCGGCGCGATGAGCGATTCGACGATCACCGGCCTGCACATCAGCCACACCAAGGTCGGCATGTGGTTCGACGGCCCGATGAAGAACCTGCGGGTCGCGGACACGATGATCACCGACCAGATCGCGGACGCCGTCAACTTCCACACGGGCGTGACCGGTTCACGCGTCACGAACACCTTCGTACGCAACTCGGGCGACGACGGCCTCGCGATGTGGGCCGAGAAGACGACCAACGCCCGCAACACCTTCGACCACAACACCGTCCAGACGCCGGTCCTCGCCAACGGCATCGCGATCTACGGCGGCACGGACATCACCGTCGCGGACAACCTGGTCGCGGACCCGGTCCGCGAGGGCAGTGCCCTGCACCTCGGCGCCCGCTTCGGCGCGGAACCGTTCGCGGGGAAGGTGGAGCTGGCCCGTAACACCACGGTCCGCGCGGGCACGTACGAACTCAACTGGAAGATCGGCCTCGGCGCGCTGTGGGTCTTCGCCCTGGACCGCAGTATCGACGGCGCCGACATCCGGGTCACCGGCAACGACTTCCTGGACAGCACCTACAACGCGCTGATGCTGGTCTCGGACTGGGCGGTGAAGGACCAGTACGTGATCCGGAACATCCACTTCAAGGACCTCCGCGTCGACGGCACCGGCACCTCGGTCCTGAGCGCCCGCGCGGCGGGCGGCGCGACCTTCGAGAACGTGGACGCGCGCAACGTGGGCGCGGTGGGCGTCAACAACTGCGGCTCGTTCAACTTCCCTTCGACCGGCTCGGAGTTCACCCTGACCGACCTGGGCGGCAACGACGGCGGCTGGCTCGCGCCGTGGCTCCTGCCCAACACGATCACCTGCGACGACCGGCCGCAGGTCGTGCCGCCGCCGGCGCCGGGGGCGTGGTGA
- a CDS encoding VCBS repeat-containing protein, protein MLLAAPASADDASRGSGGPETPATTKPRLDLNGNGDNDLLYRGVDGGLYVKAGPNTPDYPFRIPATDQREMHKDIIALGDLNADGPPEIVTLSATGTLTLYPSAGEERTSPATWSGDGWQKYNKILSPGDLTGDGRNDLLARTPSGDVYLHASTGAIKGEPFAPAVKVASGWGTYDQIVGLNDSNGDGFGDVVTRTTGGDLYFFAGTGDAAKPFKTPTKRIGYGFGIYNQLVGVDDLNGDGHGDLMGRKPNGDTYIYRSTGQGGFRARTADAFGWQKAALFVGQGGNPDFGKHEAVGTTDNGSSWWYDSRNNGQFYPRTFYYTAQSGLTRLVSSLDVDGRAELLQVQDGRLTIGNHSFGSGWGVYDDLIGPGDLSGDGKGDLLARDTKGDLYLYPGNGLTEFGAKIKVGYGYGTYRHIVGAGDLTDDGRTDVVAVAKDGTLYLYAGTGQASAPLAARVKIGSGFDIYNKFAAPGDINGDGRADLIGVNGYGDLYRYTSTGTGTISKRVQIGYGFNIYNGLY, encoded by the coding sequence ATGCTGCTGGCGGCTCCGGCCTCGGCCGACGACGCCTCAAGGGGCTCCGGCGGCCCCGAAACGCCGGCCACTACGAAACCCCGCTTGGACCTGAACGGCAACGGCGACAACGACCTCCTCTACCGAGGCGTGGACGGCGGCCTGTACGTCAAGGCGGGCCCGAACACCCCGGACTACCCGTTCCGGATCCCCGCCACCGACCAGCGGGAGATGCACAAGGACATCATCGCGCTGGGCGACCTCAACGCCGACGGCCCGCCCGAGATCGTCACGCTGTCCGCGACCGGCACGCTCACGCTGTACCCGAGCGCGGGCGAGGAAAGGACCTCCCCCGCCACATGGTCCGGTGACGGCTGGCAGAAGTACAACAAGATCCTCTCCCCCGGCGACCTGACCGGTGACGGCCGCAACGACCTGCTCGCGCGCACGCCCTCCGGCGACGTCTACCTCCACGCCTCCACCGGCGCCATCAAGGGCGAGCCCTTCGCGCCCGCGGTCAAGGTGGCCTCCGGCTGGGGGACGTACGACCAGATCGTCGGCCTCAACGACAGCAACGGTGACGGGTTCGGCGATGTCGTCACCCGCACCACGGGCGGGGACCTGTACTTCTTCGCGGGCACCGGCGACGCGGCGAAGCCCTTCAAGACGCCCACCAAGAGAATTGGCTACGGCTTCGGCATCTACAACCAGCTCGTGGGTGTCGACGACCTCAACGGAGACGGCCACGGCGACCTCATGGGCCGCAAGCCGAACGGCGACACGTACATCTACCGGTCCACCGGGCAGGGCGGCTTCCGCGCGCGTACCGCCGATGCCTTCGGCTGGCAGAAGGCCGCCCTGTTCGTCGGCCAGGGCGGCAACCCCGACTTCGGCAAGCATGAGGCCGTGGGCACCACCGACAACGGCAGTTCGTGGTGGTACGACTCCAGGAACAACGGACAGTTCTACCCCCGCACGTTCTACTACACCGCCCAGTCCGGGCTGACGAGGCTCGTCTCCTCCCTCGATGTCGACGGCCGGGCCGAACTGCTCCAGGTCCAGGACGGCCGGCTGACCATCGGGAACCACTCCTTCGGCAGCGGCTGGGGCGTCTACGACGATCTCATCGGGCCGGGCGACCTGAGCGGTGACGGCAAGGGCGACCTGCTGGCCCGCGACACCAAGGGCGACCTGTACCTGTATCCGGGCAACGGCCTCACCGAGTTCGGCGCCAAGATCAAGGTCGGCTACGGCTACGGCACGTACCGCCACATCGTCGGCGCCGGCGACCTCACCGACGACGGCAGGACCGATGTGGTGGCCGTCGCCAAGGACGGCACGCTCTACCTGTACGCGGGCACGGGCCAGGCGTCCGCACCGCTGGCGGCGCGCGTGAAGATCGGCTCCGGCTTCGACATCTACAACAAGTTCGCCGCGCCCGGCGACATCAACGGGGACGGCAGGGCCGACCTGATCGGCGTCAACGGCTACGGCGACCTGTACCGCTACACGTCCACCGGGACCGGCACGATCAGCAAGCGCGTACAGATCGGCTACGGCTTCAACATCTACAACGGCCTGTACTGA
- a CDS encoding inositol monophosphatase family protein codes for MGIMSMESDAELAVRAARAGATVVREMYGASLTRYEKGGGDFATAADIAAEEAVLGVLRAARPDDAVTGEESGESGAAGAGRRWLVDPLCGTLNYAVGNMLVAVNVALRDGSGIAAAASADPFSGEVFWTDGADARVRGEDGRDERLIPSAGSRLVDLNLDPPFPHAPGFRAVELMAAPEFVAGFRPRVVSSTVAVAWVAAGRRAAYVTDGGPGLRLDSVHFAAGIALCEAAGCVVTGIDGLPVDRGEGGLIVAADAETHAALLELARGGARAGE; via the coding sequence ATGGGGATCATGAGCATGGAGAGCGATGCCGAACTGGCCGTCAGGGCCGCGCGTGCGGGTGCGACCGTCGTGCGGGAGATGTACGGGGCTTCGCTGACGCGGTACGAGAAGGGCGGGGGCGACTTCGCGACGGCCGCCGACATCGCGGCGGAGGAGGCCGTGCTCGGTGTGCTGCGCGCGGCCCGGCCCGATGACGCGGTGACCGGGGAGGAGAGCGGGGAGTCCGGGGCCGCCGGGGCGGGGCGCCGGTGGCTGGTCGATCCGCTGTGCGGCACCTTGAACTACGCGGTGGGCAACATGCTCGTCGCGGTGAACGTCGCGCTGCGGGACGGCTCCGGCATCGCGGCGGCGGCCTCCGCCGATCCGTTCAGCGGCGAGGTGTTCTGGACCGACGGGGCGGACGCCCGGGTGCGTGGGGAGGACGGGCGGGACGAGCGGCTCATACCCTCGGCGGGCTCACGGCTCGTCGACCTCAACCTGGACCCGCCGTTCCCGCACGCGCCGGGCTTCCGGGCGGTGGAGCTCATGGCCGCGCCGGAGTTCGTCGCCGGGTTCCGGCCGCGCGTCGTCTCCAGCACGGTGGCCGTCGCCTGGGTCGCCGCCGGGCGCCGGGCCGCGTACGTCACGGATGGCGGGCCCGGCCTGCGCCTGGACAGCGTCCACTTCGCGGCGGGCATCGCGCTGTGCGAGGCCGCCGGATGCGTGGTGACCGGCATCGACGGGCTGCCGGTGGACCGGGGCGAGGGCGGCCTCATCGTGGCGGCGGACGCCGAGACGCACGCGGCGCTGCTGGAGCTGGCGCGGGGCGGGGCGCGGGCCGGGGAGTGA
- a CDS encoding PIN domain nuclease — protein MQDRYLIDKSALARWTKPAVKQVLKPLHERYLLAVCQPTEYEMVHSARDSSEATRISTWLHAFDYLHVTEDTFARALEVQRHALRAGFPRALSLPDLLIAATAELNRLTVLHYDGDFDMIASLTGQPAEWVVPPGSADR, from the coding sequence ATGCAGGACCGCTATCTGATCGACAAGTCCGCGCTCGCGCGCTGGACGAAGCCTGCCGTCAAGCAGGTGCTGAAGCCGCTGCACGAGCGGTATCTGCTCGCGGTGTGCCAACCCACCGAGTACGAGATGGTCCACTCGGCCCGGGACAGCTCCGAGGCCACCAGGATCAGCACCTGGCTGCACGCCTTCGACTACCTCCACGTCACGGAGGACACCTTCGCCCGCGCCCTGGAGGTCCAGCGCCACGCCCTGCGCGCCGGTTTCCCCCGGGCCCTGTCGCTCCCGGACCTGCTGATCGCCGCGACCGCCGAGCTGAACCGGCTGACCGTCCTGCACTACGACGGCGACTTCGACATGATCGCCTCGCTCACCGGCCAGCCCGCCGAGTGGGTCGTCCCGCCGGGCAGCGCCGACCGCTGA
- a CDS encoding helix-turn-helix domain-containing protein — protein sequence MPDAEGHPSPEEMELQAVMKALSDPLRYLVVATLAAQPEGTERSCTSFGLPVSKSTRTHHFRVLREAGLVRQVDRGNSRMARLRREDIESRFPGLLRLIADSAGPVA from the coding sequence ATGCCGGACGCCGAAGGGCATCCGAGCCCGGAGGAGATGGAGCTCCAGGCCGTCATGAAGGCCCTGTCCGACCCCCTGCGCTACCTGGTCGTCGCCACCCTGGCCGCCCAGCCCGAGGGCACCGAACGCTCCTGCACGTCCTTCGGTCTGCCCGTCTCCAAGTCGACCCGGACGCACCACTTCCGCGTCCTCCGCGAGGCCGGCCTCGTCCGCCAGGTGGACCGGGGCAACAGCCGCATGGCCCGGCTCCGCCGCGAGGACATCGAGTCCCGCTTCCCGGGGCTGCTGAGGCTGATCGCGGACAGCGCGGGGCCGGTGGCGTAG
- a CDS encoding MFS transporter, translating into MSQTAPAPTRQPGPERRGLTLAVVLLAVFVVPTTISGTAVALPAIGADLHAGPAALQWVVNAFNVAFACCTLVWGSLADTIGRVRAFTTGAAIFTAASLVCAVTPDVYVLDAARAVSGIGGAAIFACGSAIISTAFDGAARAKAFALFGTVAGVGVALGPTVSGPAVDLLGWRWIFGLHALALALVLVCLPAVARTAGAAPTARAPRLDVRGAAVFILAMLALTYAIVQGSQWGWTAPGTLGLLVAALALLALFTARSKRTEAPLLDLSVLRDKAFLAYCLVPVAASFGFVTQLTYLPTYLTTVAGHSPSSAGATMLLLTLPVLVLPLVGAKLVERGAPARGVVLASLGFLVAGDLALLLLGPDTPTPVMAAPMLLTGAGMGLSAGLVDAQALALVEPAKAGMAAGFLNTLRLGSEAVAVAVFGSAVAGLVAGREASGTAPATAYDSAFHALLWAMAAVCAVLALVVVALARGERRT; encoded by the coding sequence GTGTCCCAGACCGCGCCCGCCCCCACACGGCAACCCGGCCCCGAGCGGCGGGGGTTGACGCTCGCCGTCGTCCTGCTCGCCGTCTTCGTCGTCCCGACCACGATCTCCGGCACCGCCGTCGCGCTGCCCGCCATCGGCGCCGATCTCCACGCGGGCCCGGCGGCCCTGCAATGGGTGGTGAACGCCTTCAACGTGGCGTTCGCCTGCTGCACCCTCGTCTGGGGGTCGCTCGCCGACACCATCGGCCGCGTCCGCGCGTTCACCACGGGCGCCGCGATCTTCACGGCCGCCTCCCTGGTCTGCGCCGTCACGCCCGACGTGTACGTGCTCGACGCGGCCCGCGCGGTCTCCGGCATCGGCGGGGCGGCGATCTTCGCCTGCGGGAGCGCGATCATCTCCACGGCCTTCGACGGCGCCGCCCGCGCCAAGGCGTTCGCGCTGTTCGGCACCGTCGCCGGTGTGGGCGTCGCGCTCGGTCCCACCGTTTCCGGACCGGCCGTGGACCTGCTCGGCTGGCGCTGGATCTTCGGGCTGCACGCCCTGGCCCTGGCGCTCGTCCTCGTGTGCCTGCCCGCCGTGGCCCGTACGGCCGGCGCGGCACCCACCGCCCGCGCACCCCGGCTCGACGTGCGCGGCGCCGCCGTCTTCATCCTCGCGATGCTCGCGCTCACCTACGCCATCGTGCAGGGCTCGCAGTGGGGCTGGACCGCCCCCGGCACACTCGGCCTGCTCGTGGCGGCCCTCGCCCTGCTCGCCCTCTTCACCGCGCGCTCGAAGCGGACCGAGGCCCCGCTGCTCGACCTGTCCGTGCTGCGCGACAAGGCGTTCCTCGCGTACTGCCTGGTGCCCGTGGCGGCCTCGTTCGGGTTCGTCACGCAGCTCACGTACCTGCCGACGTACCTGACGACCGTCGCCGGACACAGCCCGTCCTCGGCGGGGGCGACCATGCTGCTGCTGACGCTGCCCGTGCTCGTGCTCCCGCTCGTCGGCGCGAAGCTCGTGGAACGCGGCGCCCCCGCACGCGGCGTGGTCCTGGCGTCGCTGGGCTTCCTGGTGGCCGGCGACCTGGCCCTCCTGCTGCTCGGCCCGGACACCCCCACGCCCGTCATGGCCGCGCCCATGCTGCTCACCGGTGCGGGCATGGGGCTGTCGGCCGGGCTGGTGGACGCCCAGGCCCTCGCCCTCGTCGAACCCGCGAAGGCGGGCATGGCGGCCGGCTTCCTCAACACCCTGCGCCTGGGCAGCGAGGCGGTCGCGGTGGCGGTCTTCGGCTCGGCGGTCGCCGGACTCGTCGCCGGGCGGGAGGCCTCGGGGACGGCCCCCGCCACCGCCTACGACTCCGCGTTCCACGCGCTGCTGTGGGCGATGGCGGCCGTCTGCGCGGTGCTCGCCCTGGTCGTCGTCGCACTGGCCCGAGGGGAACGGCGGACCTGA
- a CDS encoding type II toxin-antitoxin system VapB family antitoxin — MARTVIDLDEAMVAEAMRIFGTKTKAQAVRLAMEDAVKRHLRQEGFDAMDAGELDFSEIVESTGPRNADGSLKRGGGRAA, encoded by the coding sequence ATGGCCAGGACAGTCATCGACCTCGACGAGGCCATGGTCGCCGAGGCCATGCGCATATTCGGCACCAAGACCAAGGCCCAGGCGGTGCGCCTGGCCATGGAGGACGCCGTCAAGCGCCACCTCCGACAGGAGGGCTTCGACGCCATGGACGCCGGGGAGCTCGACTTCAGCGAGATCGTCGAGAGCACCGGGCCCCGCAACGCCGACGGCAGCCTCAAGCGCGGCGGCGGCCGGGCCGCCTGA
- a CDS encoding 1,4-alpha-glucan branching protein, with the protein MAVIHHTTLSPTKLELLAAWLPTRPWYVGSGHPDLARSGGFRLDDPQGEVGIELMVATDTSGAEPVAYFVPLTYRGAPLAGAEDALVGTTEHGVLGKRWVYDGAHDPVLAERLFALLDGRAEPQAQSETDTPDPTVTHSSTGGPFGTVVAEATDTAEGTDLSVTGATLHLNRVLRPGGDGGPLPEGATGHVSGRWRTPEDAEVRGVFAVLRTA; encoded by the coding sequence ATGGCCGTCATCCATCACACCACGCTGTCGCCGACCAAGCTCGAACTGCTCGCCGCCTGGCTTCCGACCCGGCCCTGGTACGTGGGCTCCGGACACCCGGACCTGGCCAGGTCGGGCGGGTTCCGGCTGGACGATCCGCAGGGCGAGGTGGGCATCGAGCTGATGGTGGCCACCGACACCTCGGGCGCCGAGCCGGTGGCGTACTTCGTGCCGCTGACCTACCGGGGCGCGCCGCTCGCGGGCGCCGAGGACGCGCTCGTCGGCACGACCGAGCACGGGGTGCTCGGGAAGCGCTGGGTGTACGACGGAGCCCACGACCCGGTCCTGGCGGAGCGGTTGTTCGCCCTGCTCGACGGCCGCGCGGAGCCCCAGGCCCAGAGCGAGACCGACACCCCGGACCCGACGGTCACCCACTCCAGCACCGGCGGCCCCTTCGGCACCGTCGTCGCCGAGGCCACCGACACGGCGGAGGGCACGGACCTGTCCGTCACGGGCGCGACCCTGCACCTGAACCGCGTCCTGCGCCCCGGCGGGGACGGCGGTCCGCTGCCGGAGGGCGCGACGGGCCATGTGTCGGGGCGGTGGCGCACGCCGGAGGACGCGGAGGTGCGAGGGGTGTTCGCGGTGCTGCGTACGGCGTAG